GAGCAGAGAAAAGGGTTTTTTGGAAATTCGCCTCCCGTGTAAAGGGGCAGATTGACAGAATGTCAGTTGACAATGGAATACAAGCTAAAGGCTAGTTCCTTTGCTTGGAAAGTGCGAGTTGATGGCGGTTAACTTATATATCTGGTTTCCAACTCTAGGTCGCCTCATCCCTACCCCTCTCCAAAAAAGAGAGGGACTTTAACTTTAGTATTCTAAAATTTAGAAACGGTTTTGCGGTTGCCGTAAGCACTTAAAGACACAAAGTGCCGCGTCTCTTAGCCCGGATCGTTCAGATTAACAACCAGTGTCGTCCAATGCTAAGACGTGGAATATTGCGTTTCTATACCAGCTCGAAATATTTTACTTGATCAATTAGAATAACGTAGTACATTTACATACCAAACGGTCGGTATATCAATGGATACACGAAATCATATCCTCCAGACAGCGTTGGCTCTTTTCCTTCAAAGAGGCTTTCGGGACGTGACTATGAAGGAGATGGTCGAAAGCAGTGGCCTGTCGAAAGGAGCATTTTATCACTACTTTGATAGTAAGGAGAAGGTGTTTGAAGAAGGAGTACGTGCTTTTTTCAATGCCTTCCAAATCGAGAATTACGACGCTCTCTCGGCAACCTCGCTGCAAGCGTTTTACCGCAACTGGGCCGAACGGATTGGTAAACCCGCCCGGCTGGCAACCATAGTAGGTCAGGACGACTTCAACTTTGAGGTCAACCACTACTATCTCATATTCGACGCCCTCAGACTCCTGCCTGACTTTAAGGCCGAGTTTAGCCAGCAGCAGGACCACGAACTGGCCGCATGGATAAAAATTATCCAGGTAGCGCAACGCACAGGCGAAATAAAAAGCGACATCAGCCCCCAGTGCCTCGCCAAGCTTTTCATCAGTACCGCTGACGGGGTCATTCTTCATTTACTAATCCAAAAAGGCTTGTCCAAGGTACAAAGCGAAGTATTAAAGCTCTGGGATGCTATCTACGCGCTTGTCAAAACATAATTTTTTTCTCAACTACATACCAAACGGTCGGTATGTCTCATAAACAGGTATCTCATGAACCAATCAGTTGTTATTTCGGGCGGCGGAATTGCCGGACTGGCAGCCGCCAACATGCTGCACAAGGCCGGCTATGCCGTCACCGTTCTCGAAAAAGCCCACGCATTCACGAATGCCGGCTACCTGCTCTCGCTGA
This region of Hymenobacter sp. YIM 151500-1 genomic DNA includes:
- a CDS encoding TetR/AcrR family transcriptional regulator, whose translation is MDTRNHILQTALALFLQRGFRDVTMKEMVESSGLSKGAFYHYFDSKEKVFEEGVRAFFNAFQIENYDALSATSLQAFYRNWAERIGKPARLATIVGQDDFNFEVNHYYLIFDALRLLPDFKAEFSQQQDHELAAWIKIIQVAQRTGEIKSDISPQCLAKLFISTADGVILHLLIQKGLSKVQSEVLKLWDAIYALVKT